The Microbacterium horticulturae genome has a window encoding:
- the pth gene encoding aminoacyl-tRNA hydrolase — MPQTWLVVGLGNPGPQYESTRHNVGQMVVDELASRRGERFKTHKAGARVAETWVRPGGDKVVLAKLNCFMNVSGGPVASLARFYGIDPAHVVVVHDELDIPFDSLKLKIGGGHGGHNGVRDIAKALGTAEFSRVRVGIGRPPGRQDPADWVLAPFAGTDRAGLAMVLSDAADAVEQLIDEGLVAAQQKHHAPRA; from the coding sequence ATGCCTCAGACATGGCTGGTGGTCGGCTTGGGCAATCCCGGGCCGCAGTATGAGTCGACCCGGCACAACGTCGGTCAGATGGTCGTCGACGAGTTGGCCTCGCGTCGTGGCGAGCGCTTCAAGACGCATAAGGCGGGCGCCCGCGTCGCCGAGACATGGGTGCGGCCTGGCGGAGACAAGGTCGTCCTGGCCAAGCTCAACTGCTTCATGAACGTGTCGGGCGGGCCGGTCGCTTCTCTCGCGCGCTTCTACGGCATCGACCCTGCCCACGTGGTGGTCGTCCACGACGAGCTCGACATCCCCTTCGACTCGCTCAAGCTGAAGATCGGCGGAGGGCACGGCGGCCACAACGGGGTTCGCGATATCGCCAAGGCGCTCGGGACCGCGGAGTTCTCTCGCGTGCGCGTGGGGATCGGCCGCCCGCCCGGTCGCCAGGACCCGGCCGACTGGGTGCTGGCTCCGTTCGCGGGGACCGATCGCGCAGGCCTGGCGATGGTGCTGTCTGACGCCGCGGACGCCGTCGAGCAGCTGATCGACGAGGGCCTCGTGGCCGCGCAGCAGAAGCACCACGCGCCGCGCGCGTGA
- a CDS encoding gamma carbonic anhydrase family protein — protein sequence MLFEHVGAGPKIDASAVVAPTAVISGDVTIGPECQVLHGAVITAEGGPITLGASVIVMENALIRASAANPVHIGDHTLVGPMASVSGATIGQEVFLATGTRIFNGAHIDDGCEVRINAVVHLRTHLAASTVVPIGWVAVGEPVQILPPDRHEDIWNAQQELDFPGYVFGLDRSTPDLMVQLTERYGRSLARHADDRRLD from the coding sequence ATGCTGTTCGAACACGTGGGTGCGGGTCCGAAGATCGACGCGAGCGCCGTCGTGGCGCCGACGGCGGTGATCAGCGGTGACGTCACGATCGGCCCGGAATGTCAGGTGCTGCACGGAGCCGTCATCACCGCCGAGGGCGGACCGATCACCCTCGGCGCGAGCGTGATCGTCATGGAGAACGCGCTGATCCGGGCGTCCGCGGCGAATCCCGTGCACATCGGAGACCACACGCTCGTGGGGCCGATGGCCAGCGTCTCGGGGGCGACGATCGGCCAGGAGGTGTTCTTGGCGACCGGGACGCGGATCTTCAACGGCGCGCACATCGACGACGGCTGCGAAGTGCGCATCAACGCCGTCGTGCACCTGCGCACGCACCTCGCGGCGTCGACCGTCGTGCCGATCGGGTGGGTGGCGGTGGGCGAACCCGTGCAGATCCTGCCGCCGGACCGCCACGAAGACATCTGGAACGCCCAGCAGGAGCTCGACTTTCCCGGTTACGTGTTCGGCCTCGACCGCTCCACGCCCGACCTCATGGTGCAGCTCACCGAGCGCTACGGGCGCAGCCTCGCCCGCCACGCCGACGACCGGCGCCTGGACTGA
- the mfd gene encoding transcription-repair coupling factor gives MTVPGIARALAQAETVRDALAAASVDTDLSLVEGLNAPVLAALTERRRESGRPAALLVITPTSRRAESVGPALTELLPGATVLHFPAWETLPHERLSPSAETVGRRLDVLRRAREWQDAAASGPLVVTASVRAALQPLAPGLDDAAPIVLATGARGYDLSAVSAQLVERAYLRVDMVSRRGEFAVRGGILDVFPPTADHPFRVEFFGDEVDQIRAFSVADQRSLPGDVAQVELLPSRELLLTAEVRERARGLAATAPGLQGMLEKMAEGIPAEGMESLTPALVDELVSLVDYLPAGTAVALLDPERAVTRAMTLSETNREFLEAAWSAATAGGQTPVDLGSGDFLALPELHERTRERGGVWWTLSAFDSGAVDAAAEGLVEADAVATDAVRVDGQAVPSFQGNIDGATGRIAQLIGDGYRVVVAASGAGLADRARDVLAERGIAARRVDEVLEIPEPGVVHVVVATLERGFEASTARLAVFTENEFYGRTIGADSRVVRKLASRRRNVVDPLQLKPGDHVVHSTHGIGKFVELTQREVSSGGRNPVKSTREYLVLEYAPSKRGHPGDKLYVPTDQLDLLSRYVGGDAPSLSKMGGSDWAQAKGKARKAVRDIAVELVKLYSARMASKGHAFGPDTPWQRELEEAFPFAETPDQLQTIDEIKADMEKPIPMDRLLSGDVGFGKTEVAVRAAFKAIQDGKQVAMLVPTTLLVKQHLETFAERFAGFPVKVRPLSRFQTDKEARQTLAGLTDGTIDMVIGTHRILTEKVIFKDLGLLIVDEEQRFGVEHKDALKKLKVGVDILAMSATPIPRTLEMAVTGIREMSTLQTPPEDRHPILTYVGPRSDKQVAAAIRREILREGQVFYVHNRVKSIQKVAAELAELVPEARIAVAHGQMGENQLEQVVDDFWERRADVLVSTTIIETGLDISNANTIIIDRADKYGLSQLHQLRGRVGRGRERAYAYFLYDEMKPLSETAADRLETIAVNNDLGSGMQVALKDLELRGAGNLLGAEQAGHIAGVGFDLYLRMVGEAVAAFRGDETEGPTELRLELPVQARIPETYIDSERLRLEAYQKLSAAAAVAAADDAIDLVIDELRDRYGELPAETEGLIAVARLRRRAARSGLADVVAMGPNLRVAPANLPDSMRVRLQRLYPKAKLVAGGEAVVVPLPTADGERLADGELIAWVGQLLDQLWPLPVTEKAESTAS, from the coding sequence GTGACAGTTCCCGGGATCGCGCGCGCCCTCGCGCAGGCTGAGACCGTTCGCGACGCCTTGGCAGCGGCATCCGTCGACACCGACCTCTCGCTCGTCGAGGGCTTGAATGCGCCGGTGCTCGCCGCGCTCACCGAACGCCGCCGCGAGAGCGGACGCCCCGCTGCCCTGCTGGTGATCACGCCGACGAGCAGGCGGGCGGAGTCTGTCGGCCCGGCGCTGACCGAGCTTCTTCCCGGCGCGACGGTGCTCCACTTCCCGGCGTGGGAGACGCTGCCGCACGAGCGGCTGAGCCCGAGCGCCGAGACCGTCGGCCGGCGACTGGACGTGCTCCGTCGCGCACGCGAGTGGCAGGATGCCGCGGCATCCGGTCCGCTCGTCGTCACCGCGTCGGTGCGCGCGGCCTTGCAGCCGCTTGCGCCTGGGCTCGACGACGCGGCCCCCATCGTGCTGGCGACCGGTGCGCGCGGCTACGACCTGTCGGCGGTGAGCGCGCAGCTCGTCGAGCGCGCGTACCTGCGGGTCGACATGGTGTCGCGCCGTGGCGAGTTCGCGGTGCGCGGCGGCATCCTCGATGTGTTCCCGCCCACGGCAGACCATCCCTTCCGGGTCGAGTTCTTCGGCGACGAGGTCGATCAGATCCGTGCCTTCTCAGTCGCCGACCAGCGCAGTCTGCCCGGCGACGTGGCCCAGGTCGAGTTGCTTCCCAGCCGAGAACTGCTGCTGACGGCCGAGGTGCGCGAGCGCGCGCGGGGGCTCGCGGCGACCGCGCCGGGGCTGCAGGGCATGCTCGAGAAGATGGCCGAGGGCATCCCGGCCGAGGGAATGGAGTCGCTCACCCCGGCGCTCGTCGACGAGCTCGTCAGCCTCGTTGACTATCTGCCCGCCGGCACCGCTGTCGCGCTGCTCGACCCGGAGCGCGCCGTGACGCGCGCGATGACCCTCTCCGAGACCAACCGCGAGTTCCTCGAGGCGGCGTGGAGTGCGGCGACGGCGGGTGGGCAGACGCCCGTCGACCTGGGGTCCGGGGACTTCCTCGCACTGCCGGAGTTGCACGAACGCACGCGCGAGCGCGGCGGCGTGTGGTGGACCCTCAGCGCGTTCGACTCGGGAGCGGTGGATGCCGCCGCCGAGGGCCTCGTCGAGGCCGACGCCGTCGCCACCGATGCCGTGCGCGTCGACGGACAGGCCGTGCCCTCGTTCCAGGGCAACATCGACGGAGCCACCGGGCGCATCGCTCAGCTGATCGGTGACGGCTATCGGGTCGTCGTCGCCGCATCCGGTGCGGGGCTGGCAGACCGGGCGCGCGATGTGCTGGCCGAACGCGGCATCGCGGCACGCCGGGTCGACGAGGTGCTCGAGATTCCTGAGCCCGGTGTCGTGCACGTGGTCGTCGCCACGCTCGAGCGCGGGTTCGAGGCATCCACCGCCCGTCTGGCGGTCTTCACCGAGAACGAGTTCTACGGACGCACGATCGGTGCCGACTCGCGGGTCGTGCGCAAACTGGCCTCGCGTCGCCGCAATGTCGTCGACCCGCTGCAGCTGAAGCCGGGCGATCACGTCGTGCATTCCACCCACGGCATCGGCAAGTTCGTCGAGCTCACGCAGCGCGAGGTGTCCAGCGGCGGGCGCAACCCCGTCAAGAGCACCCGCGAGTACCTCGTGCTCGAATACGCGCCGAGCAAGCGGGGGCACCCCGGCGACAAACTGTACGTGCCCACCGATCAGCTCGACCTGCTCTCGCGGTACGTCGGGGGTGACGCTCCGAGCCTGTCGAAGATGGGCGGAAGCGACTGGGCCCAGGCCAAGGGCAAGGCCCGTAAGGCGGTGCGCGACATCGCCGTGGAGCTCGTGAAGCTCTACTCGGCGCGCATGGCGTCGAAGGGGCATGCCTTCGGTCCTGACACGCCGTGGCAGCGTGAGCTGGAAGAGGCGTTCCCGTTCGCAGAGACGCCCGACCAGCTGCAGACGATCGATGAGATCAAAGCCGACATGGAGAAGCCGATCCCGATGGACCGGCTGCTGTCAGGCGATGTGGGCTTCGGCAAGACCGAGGTCGCCGTCCGCGCCGCGTTCAAGGCGATTCAGGACGGCAAGCAGGTCGCGATGCTCGTGCCCACGACGCTGCTGGTCAAGCAGCATCTGGAGACGTTCGCCGAGCGCTTCGCCGGCTTCCCGGTCAAGGTGCGGCCGCTGTCGCGCTTCCAGACCGACAAGGAGGCGCGCCAGACGCTCGCCGGGCTCACCGACGGCACTATCGACATGGTCATCGGCACACACCGCATCCTGACCGAGAAGGTCATCTTCAAAGACCTGGGACTGCTCATCGTCGACGAGGAGCAGCGATTCGGTGTGGAGCACAAGGACGCGCTGAAGAAGCTCAAGGTGGGCGTCGACATCCTCGCCATGAGCGCGACGCCGATCCCGCGCACGCTTGAGATGGCGGTCACCGGCATCCGTGAGATGTCCACGCTGCAGACCCCGCCGGAGGACCGGCACCCCATCCTGACCTACGTCGGGCCGCGTAGCGACAAGCAGGTCGCAGCCGCGATCCGACGCGAGATCCTCCGCGAGGGGCAGGTCTTCTATGTTCACAACCGTGTGAAGTCGATCCAGAAGGTCGCTGCCGAGCTGGCCGAACTCGTCCCCGAGGCACGCATCGCTGTCGCGCACGGCCAGATGGGTGAGAACCAGCTGGAGCAGGTGGTCGACGACTTCTGGGAGCGCCGCGCGGACGTGCTGGTGTCGACCACGATCATCGAGACCGGCCTGGACATCTCGAACGCCAACACGATCATCATCGACCGCGCCGACAAGTACGGGCTGTCGCAGCTGCATCAGCTCCGCGGCCGTGTGGGCCGCGGGCGCGAGCGCGCGTATGCGTACTTCCTCTACGACGAGATGAAGCCTCTGTCAGAGACCGCGGCCGACCGGCTCGAGACGATAGCGGTGAACAACGACCTCGGATCGGGCATGCAGGTCGCGCTGAAGGACCTCGAGCTGCGCGGCGCGGGCAACCTGTTGGGCGCCGAGCAGGCCGGGCACATCGCGGGGGTGGGTTTCGACCTGTACCTGCGCATGGTGGGCGAGGCTGTCGCGGCCTTCCGCGGCGATGAGACCGAGGGGCCCACCGAGCTGCGGCTCGAATTGCCGGTGCAGGCGCGCATCCCCGAGACCTACATCGACAGCGAGCGGCTGCGCCTGGAGGCGTACCAGAAGCTGTCGGCGGCCGCGGCTGTGGCGGCCGCCGACGACGCGATCGACCTCGTGATCGACGAACTGCGCGACCGGTACGGCGAGCTGCCGGCCGAGACGGAGGGCCTGATCGCCGTCGCGCGTCTGCGCCGCCGCGCTGCGCGCTCGGGCCTGGCCGACGTGGTGGCGATGGGACCGAACCTGCGCGTCGCGCCCGCGAACCTGCCCGACTCGATGCGGGTCCGGCTGCAGCGCCTCTACCCGAAGGCCAAGCTCGTCGCCGGGGGAGAGGCGGTCGTCGTGCCGCTGCCCACGGCCGACGGCGAGCGTCTCGCCGACGGTGAGCTCATCGCGTGGGTGGGGCAGCTGCTGGACCAGCTGTGGCCGTTGCCGGTGACAGAGAAGGCCGAGTCGACGGCATCCTGA
- a CDS encoding sensor histidine kinase has protein sequence MATVIGIVALILAAVALATSAILGGILQQNLDNKVQEAVSSLRIPRPSLADGSDVAYSTLENSPRRPGFLLVVSAAGDVPTGAYVTDDGEVQQLTARQVEQVVTALQHSRMATVSVDAIGTFRMLTGVAGNAYAVAGGLPLTEVSQTIAQILTTVGLVTLGGLLLLAVAIAVVIRRGLHPLRTVADTAARVAALPMSEGEVSIAERVPVDEADAGTEIGRVGTALNTLLDHVGSSLQARQRNEERMRSFVADASHELRTPLASIRGYSELSLRDPALGETTQQSLERIQAQSLRMTALVEDLLLLARLDEGQELVFGTVDLTRLAVEATGDAQVAGRDHGWIVDVPEEPVVVAGDMSRLHQVIANLLANARTHTPAGTTVTTRVQREGQDAVLSVHDDGPGIDPAVAGELFERFARADRSRARKTGGTGLGLSIAKAIVDAHHGTITVESVPGDTTFEVRLPARPADPGARGQ, from the coding sequence ATGGCCACGGTGATCGGCATCGTGGCCCTCATCCTCGCCGCTGTGGCGCTGGCCACCAGCGCGATCCTCGGCGGGATCCTGCAGCAGAACCTCGACAACAAGGTGCAGGAGGCCGTCAGCAGCCTGCGCATCCCCCGGCCCAGTCTCGCCGACGGTTCGGACGTCGCCTACTCCACCCTCGAGAACTCACCTCGTCGCCCGGGCTTCCTCCTCGTGGTCAGTGCGGCCGGCGATGTGCCGACCGGTGCCTATGTGACCGACGACGGCGAGGTGCAACAGCTCACCGCCCGGCAGGTCGAGCAGGTGGTCACCGCGCTGCAGCACTCCCGGATGGCGACGGTGTCCGTCGACGCGATCGGCACCTTCCGGATGCTCACCGGCGTCGCCGGCAACGCCTACGCGGTGGCCGGGGGTCTTCCGCTGACCGAGGTCAGCCAGACGATCGCGCAGATCCTCACGACGGTGGGACTTGTGACGCTCGGGGGTCTGCTGCTGCTGGCAGTGGCGATCGCCGTGGTCATCCGTCGCGGGCTGCATCCCCTGCGCACCGTCGCCGACACCGCGGCGCGGGTCGCCGCTCTGCCGATGTCCGAAGGCGAGGTCTCGATCGCCGAGCGCGTGCCCGTCGACGAGGCGGACGCCGGCACCGAGATCGGCCGTGTCGGCACGGCACTGAACACCCTCCTCGACCACGTCGGCTCGTCGTTGCAGGCGCGCCAGCGCAATGAGGAGCGCATGCGCAGCTTCGTCGCCGACGCCAGCCACGAGTTGCGCACTCCTCTCGCATCCATTCGCGGATATTCCGAGCTGTCGCTGCGCGACCCGGCCCTGGGCGAGACGACCCAGCAGTCGCTCGAGCGCATCCAGGCGCAATCGCTTCGGATGACGGCACTGGTCGAGGACCTGCTGCTGCTGGCCCGCCTCGACGAGGGGCAGGAGCTCGTCTTCGGCACCGTCGACCTCACGCGCCTCGCCGTCGAGGCCACCGGCGACGCCCAGGTTGCCGGTCGAGACCACGGCTGGATCGTCGACGTGCCCGAAGAGCCCGTCGTGGTCGCCGGCGACATGTCGCGCCTGCACCAGGTCATCGCGAACCTCCTGGCCAACGCCCGCACGCACACCCCCGCGGGGACGACCGTCACCACGCGCGTGCAGCGGGAGGGGCAGGATGCCGTGCTCAGTGTGCACGACGACGGCCCGGGCATCGACCCCGCCGTCGCCGGCGAACTGTTCGAGCGATTCGCCCGTGCCGACCGCTCGCGCGCACGCAAGACCGGCGGGACGGGCCTGGGGCTGTCGATCGCCAAGGCCATCGTCGATGCCCACCACGGCACCATCACGGTCGAGAGCGTCCCCGGCGACACGACGTTCGAGGTGCGCCTGCCCGCGCGGCCCGCCGACCCGGGCGCGCGGGGTCAGTAG
- a CDS encoding VanZ family protein, with translation MRVQRTAARLVLTALTLGYLWAVGWMTLRAQPYGSAIATGLDRLLQWFAEHSSTAWITFDRVEFGANVAMFVPLGILAVLWFGVRGWWTAPVIGAVVSTAIEGSQAILLSSRVADVRDIVANTLGAVIGMLLMLLLAFLLAPRRS, from the coding sequence ATGCGCGTCCAGCGCACCGCCGCCCGGCTCGTGCTCACCGCCCTCACGCTCGGATATCTCTGGGCGGTCGGGTGGATGACGCTGCGCGCACAGCCCTACGGCTCGGCCATCGCCACCGGCCTCGACCGACTGCTCCAATGGTTCGCCGAGCACTCGTCGACGGCGTGGATCACCTTCGATCGCGTCGAGTTCGGCGCGAACGTGGCGATGTTCGTCCCGCTGGGCATTCTCGCCGTGCTGTGGTTCGGTGTGCGCGGCTGGTGGACCGCCCCCGTGATCGGCGCTGTGGTCAGCACGGCCATCGAAGGCTCGCAGGCGATCCTGCTGAGTTCCCGGGTCGCGGACGTGCGCGACATCGTCGCCAACACGCTGGGAGCTGTGATCGGGATGCTGCTGATGCTGCTGTTGGCGTTCCTGCTCGCTCCGCGCAGATCCTGA
- a CDS encoding 50S ribosomal protein L25/general stress protein Ctc codes for MSEDTTVHAELRDNFGKGFARRLRAAGKIPAVIYGHGTDPVHVALPGHQLSLLVRRANALLELDVNGKNQLALVKDVQRDPVRQIIEHIDLLVVKKGEKIEVEVPVVVEGESAPGTMVNLDTQTLRLEVEATHIPEHVLVDVTGREEGDHLTAGAIELPKGAALIDDPELLIVAISVPSAAAETESTEQNEEAAEAPTEESAAE; via the coding sequence ATGTCTGAGGACACCACGGTCCACGCAGAACTGCGTGATAACTTCGGCAAGGGCTTCGCCCGCCGCCTGCGCGCAGCCGGCAAGATCCCTGCCGTCATCTACGGCCACGGCACCGACCCGGTGCACGTCGCGCTGCCCGGTCACCAGCTGTCGCTGCTCGTGCGTCGCGCCAACGCCCTCCTCGAGCTCGACGTCAACGGCAAGAACCAGCTGGCGCTGGTCAAGGATGTGCAGCGTGACCCGGTGCGCCAGATCATCGAGCACATCGACCTGCTCGTCGTGAAGAAGGGCGAGAAGATCGAGGTCGAGGTGCCCGTCGTCGTCGAGGGCGAGTCGGCCCCCGGCACGATGGTCAACCTCGACACCCAGACGCTTCGACTCGAGGTCGAGGCCACCCACATTCCCGAGCACGTCCTCGTGGATGTCACGGGCCGTGAGGAGGGCGACCACCTCACCGCCGGAGCCATCGAGCTGCCCAAGGGTGCCGCGCTCATCGACGACCCCGAGCTGCTGATCGTCGCGATCTCGGTTCCCTCCGCCGCTGCCGAGACGGAGTCGACGGAGCAGAACGAAGAGGCCGCTGAGGCTCCGACCGAGGAGTCCGCTGCGGAGTGA
- the gdhA gene encoding NADP-specific glutamate dehydrogenase → MVTTTLTALPASVRSVYDSVVARNPHEPEFLQAVHEVLDSIGPVLDEHPEYVDSGILDRLVEPERQIIFRVPWVDDDGIQHVNRGFRIQFNSALGPYKGGLRFHPSVNLSIVKFLGFEQIFKNALTGQGIGGGKGGSDFDPHGRSDAEVMRFCQSFMSELYRHIGEHTDVPAGDIGVGGREIGYLFGQYRKITNRHESGVLTGKGLGWGGAEVRTEATGYGAVFFVQEMLAVHGETLEDKRVGVSGSGNVAIYAIDKARQLGGLPVTASDSSGYVIDEAGIDVDLLRQIKEVERARISEYAARRPGARYVDGGRPWEVPVDVAIPSATQNEIDADDARALVAGGVRAVAEGANMPSTPEAVEVFQSAGVLFGPGKAVNAGGVATSALEMSQNAGREHWSFADSEHKLRAIMRDVHAASFTAARRYGHEGDYVVGANCAGFERVASAMHAQGVI, encoded by the coding sequence ATTGTGACAACGACTCTGACTGCTCTTCCCGCCTCCGTCCGTTCCGTCTACGACAGCGTTGTCGCCCGCAATCCGCATGAACCCGAGTTCCTGCAAGCCGTCCACGAAGTCCTCGACTCGATCGGTCCGGTGCTGGATGAGCATCCCGAGTACGTCGACAGCGGCATCCTGGACCGCCTCGTCGAGCCCGAGCGGCAGATCATCTTCCGTGTGCCGTGGGTCGACGACGACGGCATCCAGCACGTGAACCGCGGCTTCCGCATCCAGTTCAATTCCGCTCTCGGTCCCTACAAGGGCGGACTGCGCTTCCACCCGTCCGTGAACCTCTCGATCGTGAAGTTCCTCGGCTTCGAGCAGATCTTCAAGAATGCTCTGACCGGTCAGGGCATCGGCGGCGGCAAGGGCGGAAGCGACTTCGACCCGCACGGCCGCTCCGACGCCGAGGTGATGCGCTTCTGCCAGTCGTTCATGAGCGAGCTGTACCGTCACATCGGCGAACACACCGACGTGCCGGCCGGTGACATCGGCGTAGGCGGCCGTGAGATCGGCTACCTGTTCGGCCAGTACCGCAAGATCACCAACCGCCACGAGTCCGGTGTGCTCACGGGCAAGGGCCTGGGCTGGGGCGGTGCCGAGGTACGCACCGAGGCGACCGGGTACGGTGCCGTCTTCTTCGTGCAGGAGATGCTCGCCGTCCATGGCGAGACCCTCGAAGACAAGCGCGTCGGCGTCTCGGGCTCGGGCAACGTCGCGATCTACGCGATCGACAAGGCGCGCCAGCTCGGCGGCCTGCCCGTCACCGCCTCAGACTCGTCGGGATACGTCATCGACGAGGCCGGCATCGACGTCGACCTGCTGCGCCAGATCAAGGAGGTCGAGCGCGCCCGCATCTCCGAGTACGCCGCCCGCCGTCCGGGTGCGCGCTATGTCGACGGCGGTCGGCCGTGGGAGGTGCCGGTGGATGTCGCGATCCCGTCGGCCACGCAGAACGAGATCGATGCCGACGACGCGCGGGCGTTGGTCGCAGGCGGCGTGCGCGCTGTCGCCGAGGGCGCCAACATGCCTTCGACGCCCGAGGCCGTCGAGGTCTTCCAGTCGGCGGGCGTCCTGTTCGGGCCCGGCAAGGCCGTGAACGCCGGCGGTGTCGCGACGTCGGCACTGGAGATGAGCCAGAACGCCGGCCGCGAGCACTGGAGCTTCGCCGACAGCGAGCACAAGCTGCGCGCGATCATGCGCGATGTGCATGCCGCGTCGTTCACCGCCGCGCGCCGCTACGGCCACGAGGGCGACTACGTCGTCGGTGCCAACTGCGCGGGATTCGAGCGCGTCGCGTCAGCGATGCACGCGCAGGGCGTCATCTGA
- the gndA gene encoding NADP-dependent phosphogluconate dehydrogenase has product MGSNLARNLASREGNTVAVYNRSRAKTDELLAAHPEAGFVPSFTYEEFAASLSVPRTAVIMVKAGAGTDAVIDELLTVFEPGDIIVDGGNALFTDTIRREKAVRSTGINFVGMGVSGGEEGALLGPSLMPGGSDEAWVTLGPILTSIAAVAEGEPCVTHVGHDGAGHFVKMVHNGIEYADMQLIAEAYDLIRRGTGKTPAEIADVFAQWNDGELDSYLIEITAEVLRQQDAATGTPLVDVIVDQAGAKGTGGWTVQTAIDLGVPVSGIAEAVFARSLSSHPEQRAVASDLPGPADELQVDGVDAFIEDVRLALFASKIVAYSQGFDEIRAGAAQYGWSIDLGAVAKIWRGGCIIRAQFLNRISDAYAEQPDLQVLLTAPYFVSALERAQDAWRRIVATAAAAGIPSPAFSSSLAYYDGLRADRLPAALIQGQRDFFGAHTYRRIDREGTFHTLWSGDRSEVAAEDTH; this is encoded by the coding sequence ATGGGGTCCAACCTGGCCCGCAACCTCGCCTCACGCGAGGGCAACACTGTGGCCGTCTACAACCGCAGCCGCGCCAAGACCGACGAGCTGCTGGCCGCACACCCCGAGGCCGGCTTCGTCCCCTCGTTCACCTACGAGGAGTTCGCCGCGTCGCTGAGCGTGCCCCGCACCGCCGTCATCATGGTCAAGGCCGGCGCCGGCACCGATGCGGTCATCGACGAACTGCTGACCGTGTTCGAGCCGGGCGACATCATCGTCGACGGGGGCAACGCGCTGTTCACCGACACGATCCGCCGCGAGAAGGCCGTCCGCTCCACCGGCATCAACTTCGTGGGCATGGGCGTCTCTGGTGGCGAGGAGGGCGCGCTTCTCGGCCCGTCACTGATGCCCGGCGGCTCCGACGAGGCGTGGGTCACCCTCGGCCCCATCCTCACATCGATCGCCGCGGTCGCCGAAGGCGAGCCGTGCGTCACGCACGTCGGCCACGACGGGGCTGGCCACTTCGTCAAGATGGTGCACAACGGCATCGAGTACGCCGACATGCAGCTGATCGCCGAGGCGTACGACCTCATCCGCCGCGGTACCGGCAAGACGCCCGCCGAGATCGCCGATGTGTTCGCGCAGTGGAACGACGGCGAGCTGGATTCGTACCTCATCGAGATCACGGCGGAGGTGCTGCGGCAGCAGGATGCCGCGACCGGCACGCCGCTCGTCGACGTCATCGTCGACCAGGCCGGCGCCAAGGGCACCGGCGGCTGGACGGTGCAGACCGCCATCGACCTGGGCGTGCCGGTGTCCGGCATCGCCGAAGCCGTCTTCGCGCGGTCGTTGTCGAGCCACCCGGAGCAGCGCGCCGTGGCCTCCGATCTGCCCGGCCCCGCTGACGAGCTGCAGGTCGACGGCGTCGACGCGTTCATCGAGGACGTGCGCCTGGCGCTGTTCGCCTCGAAGATCGTCGCGTACTCACAGGGCTTCGACGAGATCCGTGCGGGCGCGGCCCAGTACGGGTGGAGCATCGACCTCGGCGCAGTGGCCAAGATCTGGCGCGGCGGCTGCATCATCCGCGCGCAGTTCCTCAACCGCATCTCCGATGCCTACGCCGAGCAGCCCGATCTGCAGGTGCTTCTGACCGCACCGTACTTCGTGTCCGCTCTCGAACGCGCGCAGGATGCCTGGCGCCGCATCGTCGCAACGGCCGCGGCCGCCGGCATCCCCTCCCCGGCGTTCTCCTCGTCGCTGGCCTACTACGACGGCCTGCGCGCGGACCGCCTGCCCGCGGCCCTCATCCAGGGTCAGCGCGACTTCTTCGGCGCGCACACGTACCGTCGCATCGACCGCGAGGGCACTTTCCACACGCTGTGGTCGGGCGACCGCTCCGAGGTCGCTGCGGAGGACACGCACTGA
- a CDS encoding response regulator transcription factor — translation MTASGTSLQRADGSAPRILVVDDEQMLTDLLSMALRMEGWDVQTAASGFEALQAARDFAPDAMVLDIMMPDLDGMSVLQRLRHSGNNVPVLFLTAKDAVGDRVAGLTAGGDDYVTKPFSLEEVVARLRGLMRRAGTAQSAEAEPILRVGDLSLNEDSHEVERSGREIELTATEFELLRYLMRNQRRVVSKAQILDRVWNYDFGGRSSVVELYISYLRKKIDQGYEPLIHTVRGVGYMIKAPQ, via the coding sequence ATGACAGCTTCGGGAACCTCGCTCCAGCGCGCCGACGGCTCTGCCCCGCGCATCCTCGTCGTCGATGATGAGCAGATGCTCACCGACCTGCTGTCGATGGCGCTGCGCATGGAGGGCTGGGACGTGCAGACGGCGGCCTCGGGGTTCGAAGCGCTGCAGGCGGCGCGCGACTTCGCGCCCGACGCCATGGTGCTCGACATCATGATGCCCGATCTCGATGGCATGAGCGTCCTGCAGCGTCTGCGGCACAGCGGCAACAACGTGCCGGTGCTGTTCCTCACCGCGAAGGACGCCGTCGGCGACCGCGTGGCCGGCTTGACGGCGGGCGGCGACGACTACGTCACCAAGCCGTTCAGCCTCGAAGAAGTCGTCGCGCGGCTGCGGGGACTCATGCGCCGTGCCGGCACCGCGCAGTCGGCCGAGGCCGAGCCCATCCTGCGCGTGGGTGATCTGTCGCTGAACGAAGACAGCCACGAGGTCGAGCGTTCCGGGCGCGAGATCGAGCTGACCGCCACCGAATTCGAGCTGTTGCGTTACCTCATGCGCAACCAGCGCCGCGTGGTCTCGAAGGCACAGATCCTCGACAGGGTCTGGAACTACGACTTCGGCGGCCGCTCCAGCGTCGTCGAACTCTACATCTCGTACCTTCGGAAGAAGATCGACCAGGGATACGAGCCGCTGATCCACACCGTGCGCGGCGTGGGTTACATGATCAAAGCCCCGCAGTGA